The DNA region GTCGCCCCTGAAGGTGAGCAGAGCGCCGTGGCACACGCGCTCACCCTTCACAGACCGTTAAAGGTTGAAAAGATAAAACTGCTAAATTCTTCATCCGACAAAAAAATCTTTGCCATAAACGGCACGCCCACGGACTGCGTCATCGTAGGGATTGATAAAATCCTCCGCAGAAAACCGAACCTGATAGTTTCAGGCATAAACAACGGCGGCAACATGGGAGATGACATCACATATTCAGGCACGGTTGCGGCGGCAATTGAGGGTACGCTTCTCGGTATTCCGTCCATCGCCGTATCCCTTGTAAAAGGCATTAAGGACAACGGCATTTATCCTGATAAGCCGCTAAGATTTCAGAAGGCGGCCGCCTTTGCAAAGAGACTTGCCTCTATTGTCCTTAAAAAGACACTGCCTCATGATACGCTTTTAAACGTCAACGTTCCGAACACTCAAAAGATTAAGGGGATAAAACTCACGCGGCAGGGAAAAAGAACTTATGACAACTCAGTTCATGAGGTGTCAGACCCACGCGGAAGGAAGCATTACTGGATAGGCGGCGGAGCGCCTATTTGGGAACAGGGGAAGGATACTGATTTTGTTGCCGTAAAAAATGCCTTTATTTCAGTCACACCTGTTCATCTGGACCTGACAAACTATGATGCACTGGACTTTTTAAGAAAAACATGGAAAATGTAGAAACCGTGATGCCTGCCTGTCCGGTAGGCAGGTGTAACGCGTAATGCGTGATGAATAAAAAAAACCTGAAAAATTATGATGTAATTATTGTCGGCGCAGGACCTGCCGGGATATTCACTGCCCTTGAGATGATATCATCAAACAAAAAACTCAGAATACTCCTCATTGAAAAAGGCAACGACATAGAAAAAAGGACCTGCCCTTTAAAAACCAAACAAGCCTCCTGCAAAGCATGCCGTCCCTGCGGACTTTTAAGCGGATGGGGCGGCGCCGGCGCATTCAGCGACGGCAAACTGAGCCTTTCAAAAGACATAGGCGGGTTTCTCACACGGTATGTTACTGATGAAACACTGCAAGACCTTATAATATACACCGATGGACTTTATTTAAAGTACGGCGCCCCTGCCAAACTTTACGGCGACGATGCATCCAAAGTTAATGCGATTAAAACCCTTGCCGAAAAAAACGGTTTAACGCTTATACCTTCAAGGATAAGACACATTGGCACTGACCGGTGTCCTGAACTTCTTAAAAGGATTAAAAAACACCTTAATTCAAAAATAGAGATTGTTTTTTCAAAAGACGTCACGGAAATTTTGATTAGAGACAAAACAGTCAGAGGCGTCAGGACAAAGGACGGCGATGATTTTTTCGGCGATTTCATAGTCCTTGCCCCGGGAAGGGAAGGCTCGCTCTGGCTTGAAGAGCAGGCTAAGGCAATAGGGCTGTCACTTCTGAATAATCCCGTGGACATCGGTGTAAGAGTAGAACTACCCGCTTCAGTCATGGAAAAACTCACAAAGGTAATTTATGAGCCAAAGCTTATTTTTTATTCTAAAAAATTCAATGATAAAGTCAGGACCTTTTGCGTGAATCCCTACGGAGAGGTTGTGAAGGAATATTTAAAAGGCGCATGGACTGTCAACGGGCACAGCTATGCGGACAAAAAAACAGCCAATACAAATTTTGCCATTCTTGTAAGCACCAAGTTTACAGAGCCGTTTAACGAACCTATTTATTACGGAAGGTATATTGCAAGGCTTGCTAATCTTCTCGGACATGGAGTTATCGTCCAGCGGCTGGGAGACCTGCAGGAAGGCAGGAGGTCCACTCATGCACGAATCGCAAAAGGCAGGGTAAAACCAACGCTTGAGGATGCAACGCCCGGCGACCTCAGCTTTGTGCTCCCCTACCGATATATTGCAGATATCCTTGAAATGCTCAAGACCATGGATAAGCTTGCGCCCGGCGTCTGGAGCGCTCATACACTGCTGTACGGCGTTGAGGTTAAATTTTATTCAAGACAACTGAAACTCAACAGCGGACTTGAGACTGAGGTAAAAAATCTTTTTGCTGTCGGCGACGGCGCAGGCGTCAGCCGCGGGCTTATACAGGCATCTGCATCAGGCATAATAGCGGCAAGAGAAATTTTACGCAGAAGGATGAGGGTTGAAGGATGAAGGCGTTGAGCGTTCAGCATCGAGCGTAAAACGCAATGAACGCTATAAACGCTACAAACGCCAATGGATGACTTTAAGAAACTCAGAGAGCTGATGGTTGAATCTCAGCTAAAGACGCGGGGGGTAAAAGACAAACGCGTCCTTAATGCTATGGGGACTGTTGAGCGGCATTTATTTGTCAGCGAACTCCTTAAAAGTCATGCATACGACGACAGCGCACTCTCCATCGGCGAAGGGCAGACAATTTCCCAGCCTTACATGGTGGCAATAATGACAGAGCTTCTTGAACTTAGAGGGGATGAAAAAGTACTTGAAGTGGGGACAGGTTCAGGTTATCAGTCGGCAATACTGTCCATGCTCTGCGCAGAAGTTTTCACAATAGAAAGGATTATACCGCTTGCAGAAAAGACAGAAGAAAGATTCAAAAAACTTGGATATAAGAACATCCATGCGGTAAAAAGCGATGGGACTCTCGGCCTGCCGGCGGAAGCCCCTTTTGACGGCATAATAGTTACTGCCGCGGCTCCGGATATCCCTGATACATACATAAGCCAGTTAAAGACAGGCGGAAGGCTCGTCATACCGGTCGGCGGCAGATATTCCCAGATACTTTATCAAGTAAAAAATACCGGTTCGGGCATAAAGACATCAATGTTCACGCCGTGTGTCTTTGTCCCGCTCATAGGCAAATACGGATGGACCGGGGGAGAAGCCAACAATAACTATTGACAATAAGAACGCCTTTTTTGTAAAACAATAGGGTTCTCTGAACCTCAGTCCTGAAAGGAAAATAATGATTAAGGAATCTAAAAAAATATGGATGGATGGTAAATTCGTGGACTGGCATCAGGCAAATGTCCACATTCTGACCCATACGCTTCATTACGGACTCGGAGTCTTTGAAGGAATACGGTGCTACAAGACCCAGAAAGGTTCGGCTGTTTTCAGGTTAAAAGAGCATGTGGACAGGCTCTTTAATTCCTGCCATATCATGCAGATTATGCCTGAGTTTCAGCCTGTTGAGATAAGCCGGGCAATTATTGAATCGGTAAAAATCAACAGGCTTGATGAGTGTTATATCCGTCCAATTGTCTATCTCGGATACGGCGTCATGGGCATTTATCCGAAAGACAGTCCGGTAAGGGTTGCGATAGCCGTGTGGCCATGGGGAGCATATTTAGGTGAAGACGGCATTAAAAACGGCATCAGGCTGAAGATATCTTCATTCACAAGGCATCATGTAAATGTAAGCATGACAAAGAGTAAGACCTGCGGCGATTATGTGAATTCCATACTTGCAAAAAGGGAGGCGGTTTTCTGCGGGTATGACGAGGCGCTCCTTCTTGACACGGCGGGCTATGTTGCGGAAGGAAGCGGCCAGAACATATTTATCGTAAGAAACGGCGTATTAAAAACAACGCCTCTCAGGTCCATACTTGAAGGCATTACGAGAAACAGCGTGATTGAAATGGCGCATAGGGGAAAAATTCCCGTAAAGGAAGTTAATTTTTCAAGGGATGAAGTTTATATTGCTGATGAGGTGTTTTTAACAGGTACCGCCGCTGAAATTACGCCTGTCAGAGAGGTGGACGGCAGGATTATCGGCAAGGGCAAGCCCGGACCCATAACCAAAAAACTGCAGAACCTATTCTTCAATATTGTAAAAGGCAGGAATAAAAGCTATAAATCATGGCTCACCTATATTTAATTGCAACCTAAATTGAGCGATTCTTTTTTTGTCATTCCGGCTTGTCCGGAATCTTTCCTTGTTTTAAGAAGGATTCCCGACGCGCTTCGCTTGCGGGAATGACAAATTATGAGGCTTTGCTTGCCCCCTTAGTAACTGCGATAAAAAAACGGCTCCGTAAAAATTTCCGGAGCCGTTTTAAAGGTAATTACTGTTTTACCACATTAACAGCCTTAGGGCCTTTTGCGCCTTTTTCAACATCGAAACTGACCTTATCGCCCTCGGCAAGGGTCTTGAAACCATTGCCCTGAATTGACGTATAATGCACAAAGACATCACTGCCATCTTCACTGGTAATAAATCCGTAACCCTTTGCTTCATTAAACCATTTTACTGTACCGTTTGTCACTTACTTCACCTCCTGATTCTTAAAAATAGGCT from Nitrospirota bacterium includes:
- a CDS encoding NAD(P)/FAD-dependent oxidoreductase — protein: MKNYDVIIVGAGPAGIFTALEMISSNKKLRILLIEKGNDIEKRTCPLKTKQASCKACRPCGLLSGWGGAGAFSDGKLSLSKDIGGFLTRYVTDETLQDLIIYTDGLYLKYGAPAKLYGDDASKVNAIKTLAEKNGLTLIPSRIRHIGTDRCPELLKRIKKHLNSKIEIVFSKDVTEILIRDKTVRGVRTKDGDDFFGDFIVLAPGREGSLWLEEQAKAIGLSLLNNPVDIGVRVELPASVMEKLTKVIYEPKLIFYSKKFNDKVRTFCVNPYGEVVKEYLKGAWTVNGHSYADKKTANTNFAILVSTKFTEPFNEPIYYGRYIARLANLLGHGVIVQRLGDLQEGRRSTHARIAKGRVKPTLEDATPGDLSFVLPYRYIADILEMLKTMDKLAPGVWSAHTLLYGVEVKFYSRQLKLNSGLETEVKNLFAVGDGAGVSRGLIQASASGIIAAREILRRRMRVEG
- a CDS encoding cold-shock protein, with translation MTNGTVKWFNEAKGYGFITSEDGSDVFVHYTSIQGNGFKTLAEGDKVSFDVEKGAKGPKAVNVVKQ
- the surE gene encoding 5'/3'-nucleotidase SurE, whose amino-acid sequence is MPVILVTNDDGVHSPGIIALYKALNPLGDVYMVAPEGEQSAVAHALTLHRPLKVEKIKLLNSSSDKKIFAINGTPTDCVIVGIDKILRRKPNLIVSGINNGGNMGDDITYSGTVAAAIEGTLLGIPSIAVSLVKGIKDNGIYPDKPLRFQKAAAFAKRLASIVLKKTLPHDTLLNVNVPNTQKIKGIKLTRQGKRTYDNSVHEVSDPRGRKHYWIGGGAPIWEQGKDTDFVAVKNAFISVTPVHLDLTNYDALDFLRKTWKM
- a CDS encoding protein-L-isoaspartate(D-aspartate) O-methyltransferase: MDDFKKLRELMVESQLKTRGVKDKRVLNAMGTVERHLFVSELLKSHAYDDSALSIGEGQTISQPYMVAIMTELLELRGDEKVLEVGTGSGYQSAILSMLCAEVFTIERIIPLAEKTEERFKKLGYKNIHAVKSDGTLGLPAEAPFDGIIVTAAAPDIPDTYISQLKTGGRLVIPVGGRYSQILYQVKNTGSGIKTSMFTPCVFVPLIGKYGWTGGEANNNY
- a CDS encoding branched-chain amino acid transaminase translates to MIKESKKIWMDGKFVDWHQANVHILTHTLHYGLGVFEGIRCYKTQKGSAVFRLKEHVDRLFNSCHIMQIMPEFQPVEISRAIIESVKINRLDECYIRPIVYLGYGVMGIYPKDSPVRVAIAVWPWGAYLGEDGIKNGIRLKISSFTRHHVNVSMTKSKTCGDYVNSILAKREAVFCGYDEALLLDTAGYVAEGSGQNIFIVRNGVLKTTPLRSILEGITRNSVIEMAHRGKIPVKEVNFSRDEVYIADEVFLTGTAAEITPVREVDGRIIGKGKPGPITKKLQNLFFNIVKGRNKSYKSWLTYI